In the Urocitellus parryii isolate mUroPar1 chromosome 1, mUroPar1.hap1, whole genome shotgun sequence genome, TGTAAACTATTGATTTGCAGTTAGAGTTCTCTCTGTGTAAGTGAGCACATGATCCCCAGTGAGCATTTGACACATTGTCACACCTTAATGTCTCTGCTCCATCGCACTCTTGTAGAACCACTGGCACCACACTTCACAAAACCTCCATGTGAaggaatgtgtttttattttttaaaagtaaggacTTTATTTAGGAACTCCTACAAATCTATAATAACAGTGAAGGTTTTTACACTACTCTTGTCCCAagactttataaatatataatgttgaGCAGATGTTTCCATATTTATCCTGTATTTGGCTGGAGAAGCCTGTTGGAATGGCTAGTTTTAACTCCGTTATTTATTAAATGGTGCAAAATGTTTTAGGCGTTCTTTATATGCTTGGCACTAACTGATGTTTctcatttaaaatcaattttttactCTTAAGTAAGTGATACTGTGGCATCAAGCCACCATAGGTGTGAACTTAGTGTACTTGTGTGGAATACTTCTTAAGAGTACTAATTTTATTTATGCCtaataaaacaacataaaagagTTGCATATGAGAGTATAAACAGTTAAAGATCTGCATATTTTTGAAAATCCAGTTAAAATTCATAAAGTTGTACAGAATACTTACCATTAAGTCTGGCTTTACTCAACTATATTAAAATACTGCTAGACAACGAGAAATTACTTATTTAGTGATTAAATAGttgatgtgatattttaaaagattcatttgtgcaaaggacatttaaaatgtattgtttcacatagttcaaacattttcttcacattctttttttcatattttttactggtgcattatagttgtacatagtggtGGGATTTGTTACAAATGCACACAACATAGGAAtttaatttggccagtatcattttCCATTGTTACCgatttctctcccctcctccctccccatggttccttccttctcctctactGATttacctttgattttcatgattcGCATTCTTTTTTGTAACACAAAAGTCTGCCTTCAATGCAAACTGTATTAAGGTGTCattatctgaaaattttaatCTGTCATCTTTTAAAGCATATACACACTGGGTGCTTAAGATCTAAATAACAACTTTAACGGTTTAATACTGaacaaatttcttctttttttctattattttttatttgttatttttagatacacatgacagtagaatgtattttgacatattatgcatacatggagtataaattattctaattaggatccaattcttatggttgaacatgatgtggagttacactggccatgtattcatatatgagcatggaaaagttatgtctgattcattctaccatctttcttattccaatttccccttccttcccctcattcccttttgtctaatccaatgaacttctattcttccctcctcctctcctttttaattgtatttttaagaaaatccgatgatttaatcattttcttGAATTTGGTAATTAGGTATAGCTGTGATAGCTATCCAGAAAGAGcctgtattcattttatatttttatagtacatTGGAGTCAGGCATTGATCTCACTTACCTACATTACAGagatattttctcattcatttgaaTACCCATATGCCTTAGCTTACATAGTTAAAAGTTGAATGTATAAGGTGGAATGGatggaaataaacaaaatgagcTGTAGTGTGTGAAAAATAAGTAGGAAGGACATATAGATAGGGTAAGAATAATGCAAACCTACACAAATAGCATTTTAATGAGACAATTTAGTGAAGATGTGGTAGGATACAgaaagaacttttcttttttgtttttattttaatgaaagagaaaagtaaatataGTATATGTCTTTTATTACATGAAAGTcctttggtctttggtttttttaatttaaagaaatttaataaacttCCATAGAGTTTCCATTGAGAATTCATATAGTATCTACTTATCAATCTTGATGCATAATCTTGATGCACAGCCATATGATTCTGATCTCTCctgaatagaatttttttccttttctgatttaaCAGTAAATGCTAGATATTGAGGCCTCCAAGCATGGAGAGGAACTGCCTCTTTTCTTGCAATAGGAACATACCATGGAGGGGAACTGCCTCTTTTCTTGGAACAGGAACATACCAGGAGAAAACAGTGTTTTCCCCCCTTAAAGATGGCAAATTGGGGAGGCAGAATAGGTTCCATGATAATCGTTCCTTCTGTGTATATCTCAACTTCAGCCTAAGCCTGTGTGGCATGGATTGGGGCTAAACCAAAAACTAATTCTGCAGGAATGTTTCTTCATGCAGGATAGTAAGGCACTGTGTGGTCCTTTATCTTTGTCCTGGCTTGGTGCATCAGAGGCACCTCTGTGTACTGCTGTGTAACCAGACATAGGGTAGCTGTAATGGTAGAACCACTCTCCTAGGAGAGTTGAATACCACGATGATGAGAGTGTGGAGCTTTGCTGGTCTATTTCTGGTGGCGGAGAAGCCCATTGACATTAGTGGTTGGTACCATTTGGCAATTGACAATCCAGGGAATGTTCTGATGATATGTATTATTTGAAGTATGCtacttataatatttatatgtgaCTCCTGAACTTTCTTCAGAGAGAATACTAATAACAAGAGCTAAATTGACCTAACTCAGGTCACATCCCCTGAAGGATAAAGGTGTACAGGGATGGAAGACTCTTCCTTCCTGGTCCTTCCAGTGAACACTCCTTGCCAAGGCCCTGCCACTCAGGGCTTCCTGAGGTGTGGCTAGGCTCCTGTCCTACTGCCACAGTGGGTAGGGGGTGTCcattgctcttttatttttctagaaacaattttctttcagaCAGATTATGAAGAGGCAGAAGGAATCTTCTCATCTTCTTATTGAATAGAGTGTGTAAGCATCCCCTGCCATATAGAACAATGATCAATCACTTTTTGTATATGGTCTGGTGAAAtggtcttaatttttaattttttttgtagttcacACAAAGATAAATTGTTACATTGCAAAATTACCTTGCAAATGTGattccttattttgttttaaggACTTTGTTGCCTTTGTTAAACACGTTGAAGAGTTTGTGTAACCTGTTTCTGTAACTTGAGATTTATCTTTCTTATTGTTAATACAAAGCTGCAAATTTGAAGACTGAGAACCTGTAGAAGGATGATTGCACTTAATGTGAGAACATTCGAATCCTTCTTTGTGTCTATGAATGTGATCAGCCTTTGCTATCGATTTCTTCTGTCATGCACTGCCAAAGCTTCTATTTAAGTATTGTgaaaactctttgtttttttcaggTCGAATGAGTGATTTGAGTGTAATTGGTCATCCAATAGATTCAGAATCTAAAGAAGATGAACCTTGTAGTGAAGAAACAGATCCAGTGCATGAACTAATTGCTGAAATTTTACCTGATTTacctgaaatatttgaaatagaaatataccacagtgaaaatgaaggggaaaatgaAGACTGTGAAAATGCTACTGATGTAACCACCACACCTTCTGTGCAGTACATTAATGGGAAGCACCTAGTCACCACTGTGCCCAAGGACCCCGAAGCTGCAGAAGCTAGGCGTGGCCAGTTTGAAAGTGTTGCACCTTCTCAAAATTTCTCAGAGAGCTCTGAAAGTGATACCCAACAATTTGAAGTAGCAGAGACAGAATTGTCTACTGTTGTGCAACCTAATGAATCTAAAGAAACCACTGAATTTCTGGAAATTACATGGAAACCTGACACTTACCCTGAAACACCAGAACAATTTTCAGGTGGTGAGCCTGATATGTTCCCCACAGCCGCATCCCATGAAGGAAAAACCACAGAAGGGGCAGAGTTAATTACAGAGAGAGGTCCTAAACTTGAAAATCTGATGCATGAGCATCCTGAACCTGTATCTCCCTTTTCTGAAGAGTCTTCAGGAGAGTCTGCCATTGACCAAGTATCTCAGAAAATGATCTTTTCAAGGGCCACACAGGTAACTTTAGGTGAAGAGGTGGAAAAAAGTACTTCTGTCACATATACTCCCAGGATGGATCCAAGTTCTGCGGCAATAAATGTTTCAGAGAAAGAATCAGTTACCCTAGCAGAAAATCCACGGCCTGATGGACTTTTCTCTACAATGGAAAGCTGGATAGAAATAACTCCTAGACAAATTGTGGAGCTCTCAGGAAGTTCTGCAATTCCAATCCTGGAAAGCTCTGGGGAAGTGGAAGATTTTAAAGATAACATGTTGAACATGGTAACTGATTTATCAAAAAATACCACAGATACACTCTTTACTTTAGACACTGGCAAGATAATGATCACAGAAAATCTTTTTGATGTTCCTGCGACCACCATTGACACAGTTTCTGAAGAACCTTCCGTAGAAGTCATGCCTACAAAATTCATAAGTGAAACAGAAAATTCCAAGTGGGTTTTCAGTACATCCcttgagggaaaggaaaggaaggaggaggaggagggaacaaCAGGTACAACATCTACCTTTGAGGTAGAGTCACTGACACAGAGAGCAGATCAATTAATTTTACACCCTGAATTAGGAAGTTCAAATGAACCTACATCTACTGATAAAGCTACCAGGAAAAGTTTGATATCCTCGCCAACGCCCACACAATTTTCAGATGAAATGACAAGTTCTACGCTTGTCTTTACAGAGACAAATGTTTTAGTCAACTCGGGGGCACAGCCCTTTGAACACAGCAGTACTAGCCAACCAGGGGACCCAGAAAGGCTGACCACTCTTTCAGGTggccctgtctctctctctattgAGCAGGGCTCTGGAGAAGCTGCTGCTGACCCAGAAACCACaactgtttcttcattttctttaaatttagaacCAGAAATTCAAACCGAAAAGGAAGCTGGCACTTCGTCTCCCCATGTGGAAACAACATTCTCCTCTGAGCCTACAGGACCATTTTTGAGTACTGTAATTGACAGaaaagtcactgaaattataAGCCAAACATccaaggaaaaattaatttcagagGTACCAGGAGAACCAAATTATGGGGCAGAAATAAGGGTCATTCCTACAGGTTTTCCTTTGGAAGAAGATTTCAGTGGTGACTTAATGGAATACTCAACAGTATCTCATCCcataacaaaagaagaaacagtgATGATGGAAGGCTCTGCGGATGAAGCATTTAGGAATACCCAGATTTTATTACCTACCAAACCTACTTCAGATCACAGCAATCACATGCCTAACTCAGAAGCACCCAGTAGCACCATGGTCAGCACATCAGCTTTCCCCTGGGAAGAGTTTACAGCTTCTGCTGAGGGTTCAGGTGAGCAACAGGTCACAGTCAGCAGCTCTGTTGACCTAGTGCTTCCCACAGTTGTGGAAAACATTTTGGATACAGAGTCTCCATTTATTAACCCAGGATTCAGAGAAACGGATGCTATTGATGAAGTGGATAAAAGATCCACAATTTTGCCAACAGCAGAAGCTGAAAGTACTGCAGATCCAACAGGAAAGGGGGAAGTAAAGGTCAATGGCACAGCTTCAATGGACTTTCTGCAAACGATGGAGCCAGCCAGATTATGGTCCAGGCAAAACACCAACCCTGTGAGTCAAGGGATTGAGAGTGAAGCAGAATCAGAGGAAAAGAGTCAAGAACACAAATCTTTAGAATCCTCCCAAAGCTCTCTTGGACCAGAACAAACAACTTTTGATTCACAAACACTTACCGAAATTGAACTCCAGACTACAGATTATCCTACAAAGAAAACTTACAGTGCTGATAAGCAAATTGGCGTTTCCTTGGTTCACATGTCTACTCCAGATCCAGATGTAAAAAGCCTAGAGTCATATACCTCTCTCCCTGAGCCAACTGCAGAGTCACATTTCTTCTTAACTACTGCCTTAGTGACTGAATCTATACCGGCTGAAAATGCAGTCACAAACTTATCAACTAAAGATGAAGAAAGTATAAAGCTCTTTCCCAAAGGTATGAGACCAACAATTCAAGAGTTGGATACTGATCTCTTATCCTCTGGTCTGGGATCAGGAGAAGAAGTTTTGCCTACTCTGCCTACAGTGTCAGTAAAATTTTCTGAAGTGGAACAAATTATTAGCACAGTATATCCCCACACTTCTCAAGTGGCAAGTTTAGAAACAAGTATCTTCAGCGATGGAACTAAAGATGATGAGAGAGTGGAAAATGTGGTGAGTGAAGTTGGACCCCTCATTTCCAAAACAGATGAAGTCTCCAAAAGTAGTGAAGGGGCACCCAATACAACCTTAACAGAAGTCTCAGGCAACACTGGAGCAGCAGGACCCACCACGGCACCTAGCTCTGTCTCCACAGACATTGAACATCCTCAAAGTCAGACCCTCAAATGGGAAGAAGAAATGCAGACTAGTAGACCACAAACTGTAACACAGCAACTCTCCAGTGAGTATTCTTCAACggcagaaaataaagaaacagcaAATGCTCCCACTGGTTTTCTTGAAATGGCCCAAGAATTTGTTACACCAGCACCAAAGCTGTCTGAGTTGTTTGATGAAAATTCTGGAGAAGGATCTGGGGAAGTGGATCTCTCTAATTCAATCCACGCTGCTGGAACTACTGAGGCAACGGGGCCAAGAAGCACCACATATGTTTTTGATAGCTTTCTGGAGAAGCATTCTGAAGTGCCAAGTGCTGAAGCTGTAGCTGCTGATGGATCCCCAGCGGTTTCTGTGGTGCTGCCTCTTCGTTCAGAGCAGAATGAAACCTCCCCTGAGACAAGGAGCACCCCGTCAGGCATGGTGTCCCATGAGGCACCCACAGAAAGTGTCTCCGGTAGTTTCCAAGATCATTTCATAGGATTCGAGGATGCCACCTTAAAACCTACCCGGAGAAAAGCCACCGAAAATATTATCCTTGATCTAGACAAAGAGGATAAGGATTTAATATTGACAATTACTGAGAGCACCATTCTTGAAATTCTTCCTGAACTGACATCAGATAAAAATACTATCATAGATATCGATCACACTAAGCCTGTATATGAAGATATCCTTGGAATGCAAACAGACATAGAACCAGAGGTGCCATCAGAACCACGTGGCAGTAATGAAGAAGGCATCCGGGTTCAAGAGCTGGATGTGGCAGCTGCCAACCGTTCTTTAGCTGAGGAGCCATTTGAGAGCTCTGGTGATACTCTTCTGGCTAGTAATACTCAGGCAACATATCACGAATCAATGACTCCTGATACTGGAAACCAATTAGATCACATGGGCTTTAACTTTGCCACTGGGATCCCTATCCCTACCACAGAAACGGAATTAGATATTTTCCTTCCCACAGAAACTTCTCTGCCCATTCCTAGAAGTTCTGCCACAGTTAATCCAGAGATGGAAGAACTGAAAATTGAAGCAAAACCTCTGGATGACATATTTGAATCAAGCACTTTGTCTGACAGTCAAGCTATTGCAGACCAAAGTGAAATGATATCAACGTTGGGTCATTTGGACAAGACACAGGAAgagtatgaagaaaagaaatatatgagtCCTTCTTTTCAGCCAGAATTCTCTTCAGGGGCTGAGGAAACATTGATAGATCCCACTCCTTATGTAAGTATTGGTAATATCCTCCTTACAGCTCAGAGTTTAACAGAAGCCCCTGAGGTGTTGGAGGGGTCCAGTCCCTCTTATTACACTGATACAACATTAGCAGGTTCAGCATTTGCAAAGTTGTCTTCTCAGACATCATCCTCTCCATTCCCTGCCTACTCAGGCGGAGAAACCTATGAACACACAGAGGTTCCCCAGCCAAGTGCTCTGCCAGGTACAGCTGCTGGCCCATCTCAGAGGTCTACAGAGGATTCTCTCCAGGAAGTTCATGCGGATATTGAAGCAACTGTCAAGGCATCCAATGATGAATACTTTCAGGTAACCCATCCTCCATCCTCATCTCCTGACCCAGCATTAGAACCTTTGGAGGAAGCAAGTAAATCTAATTTATTGGAAGAAAAGGAAGCTTCTCCCACACAACTAATTGCCGAGGAAGGCACTGAGACTTCCCAAGATTTCCAAAACAAAGCCAATGACCAGTTTTCTGGAGAAATAGTTGAGGTGTTTCCCAGTGTGGGGGAACCTGAGGCTGGAACTATTATTACAGCTGCCAGCGAAATTCAGTTAGAAGGTGCTGCACCATGGCCACATTCTACTTCTGCTTCTGCAACTTCCAGGGTTGAGGCAAGTGTGGTGCCTCAGCCCAGCCCACAGACTTTGGAGAGGCCCACAATTCCTTCTTCTTTGGAAATAAACCCTGAAACACAGTCAGCTTTCCCCGGAAGGGAGGGTCCCACAGTAGCAGTATCAGAAAAGCAACTATCGGTGAGAACTCTTGATTCCAATCAGGCAACAGTAAGCACTGTGGAGTTAAATACTGAGCTTGCAACGCCACCATTTTCCCTTCTGGAAACTTCTAATGAAACTGCTTTGTTGATTGGCATTAATGAAGAGTCAGTGGAAGGCACAGCAGTCTTTTTACCAGGTAAGATCACAACATTGACAAATCTGCTTCCAAATCTGGAAACAGTCCCTTGGTTCTaagatgtatatgtatatcatttCTATTGGGATGTTAAATTAGGGGTGTTTTCTTGCACTGTTGATGTAACAGCAGGCCATGCCACAGTATTGAGCTCATACAATGGAAGCTCATACAATGAGATACAATGGAAGTAAGTATAGAGTCTTGCTGGGGCTTTACAGATATACTTTGtgcttttctgtgttttaaaaacatagttgtaacatggataaaatgaaataatgttataaaaaaaCTCAATGTGTATTTACTCACAACTATTGCTTTTTTATAGGTCCTATAGCTATATACCctagttttaaaaacagaaaaaaagatgccCCATATCTTTTTTAACTATCTCACTGATGTATACTATATGCTAATTATCAAAATCAGTCAGGCTTTTAACATTTGAGAGTAGTAACTAGCTCtaataaatatttcacagtttgCTCGATGTCAGTTATAAGTTCATACATCAATGTAATTTCCCTGATGGAGGTAGTCTACATAATGCTTCTAATAGTGCCGAGCCATAGTGGATATGTATTTAGTGTATATTCATGTTCTGCCTGTTAAGAGATTTCTGTTTATTAACTGAATATACCAAAAACATGAATTTAATACTACATCCTATAGATCACTTTGTTTGATGTTACCAAAAAAGTTTTAAGGCACTTATTATCTCCATTGAAAGAGTAGGTCATGGAGATGGTCAGCAGCTTGCCCATGTTGCACAGCCACATCGTGGCAGAATAGAATTTGAATTCATCAGCCCCATTCTAAAATCCACGTTCTTTTTATTGCCCTCTGCTTATTTCCATTTTAGTACAAAAGTGAAGAATTGATGTTTAATGATATGTAAACTAGAAATCTTTGAGCATTACttagtataatttattttcttcttaatctaGGCTGAGAATCTTGAGTAGTCAGCTTTTTCCTAGAATGctattatttaaataacaatgTCCATCAACCCCATAAGTAACCACACCAGTTAGCTGCTACCTAAACAAAGACCAAAGGCTGTACTTGTGTTggttgaaaataaatgtttaattttaatgaatatgaTATATGTCATAACTATTGCTAGAATTATTCTTCTGATATATATCGGTATTATTTTTTGTGTCACTAATGCTTTATCTTGTGCTTTAGAAAGAGTAAAGTAGAAAGTGcaattttttcataaatgttttggAGTCTTTCtcgaataaaattgatcaaaggTGGCTGACATTGAATTTTTTGCTGTCCCTGTATATTTAATCTGTAACCTATAATTTAATAATCtggccaacttttattttttgcaatttatTTGAAACATCTGGTTGTTAAAATATGGTGTAGAGATAATTGACAATAACTGTATAAATATATGGAGAGTTGAGTTTGATAAATGAGTGAGAAATGTGTATCAGTTATCTAGTACACAAAACTTACTGAGAATTGAAGTTTGCGCCTTCATTGCAAAACAAAATTAGTCACTTCAGTTTAATTCAGTCAACAGTGGCTCACATGGAATTGCTTGGTCTTTCTGTTGAAGATTCAACTTTCAGAGGCTAATATGaactatttaggaaaaaattaaattcctgAAAGTCAGACTTTTCTCCTAATGCAAACTTCTTCAAGTTCACAGAAAGACCAACTTTCTCACCAACTCTTTGACTCATGGTCTCAGCATGGTGTTTCATGTTATGGTGGGAGAAGTAGGCCTCTGAATTTGTGAGCTCAATTCAGTCTTACACATAGGTTTTATTTGATTGTACACAAGTGTAAATATGTCACTGGCTGAGGCAGTGTCATCAAGGC is a window encoding:
- the Vcan gene encoding versican core protein isoform X2, which translates into the protein MLINIKSILWMCSTLIVTHAMHKVKMEKSPPVKGSLSGKVSLPCHFSTMPTLPPNYNTSEFLRIKWSKIEVDKNGKDLKETTVLVAQNGNIKLGQGYKGRVSVPTHPEAVGDASLTMVKLRASDAGLYRCDVMYGIEDTQDTVSLTVDGVVFHYRASTSRYTLNFETAQKACLDIGAVIATPEQLFAAYEDGFEQCDAGWLSDQTVRYPIRTPREGCYGDMMGKEGVRTYGFRSPQETYDVYCYVDHLDGDVFHITAPNKFTFEEAEEECENQDARLATVGELQAAWRNGFDQCDYGWLSDASVRHPVTVARAQCGGGLLGVRTLYRFENQTGFPPPDSRFDAYCFKRRMSDLSVIGHPIDSESKEDEPCSEETDPVHELIAEILPDLPEIFEIEIYHSENEGENEDCENATDVTTTPSVQYINGKHLVTTVPKDPEAAEARRGQFESVAPSQNFSESSESDTQQFEVAETELSTVVQPNESKETTEFLEITWKPDTYPETPEQFSGGEPDMFPTAASHEGKTTEGAELITERGPKLENLMHEHPEPVSPFSEESSGESAIDQVSQKMIFSRATQVTLGEEVEKSTSVTYTPRMDPSSAAINVSEKESVTLAENPRPDGLFSTMESWIEITPRQIVELSGSSAIPILESSGEVEDFKDNMLNMVTDLSKNTTDTLFTLDTGKIMITENLFDVPATTIDTVSEEPSVEVMPTKFISETENSKWVFSTSLEGKERKEEEEGTTGTTSTFEVESLTQRADQLILHPELGSSNEPTSTDKATRKSLISSPTPTQFSDEMTSSTLVFTETNVLVNSGAQPFEHSSTSQPGDPERLTTLSGGPVSLSIEQGSGEAAADPETTTVSSFSLNLEPEIQTEKEAGTSSPHVETTFSSEPTGPFLSTVIDRKVTEIISQTSKEKLISEVPGEPNYGAEIRVIPTGFPLEEDFSGDLMEYSTVSHPITKEETVMMEGSADEAFRNTQILLPTKPTSDHSNHMPNSEAPSSTMVSTSAFPWEEFTASAEGSGEQQVTVSSSVDLVLPTVVENILDTESPFINPGFRETDAIDEVDKRSTILPTAEAESTADPTGKGEVKVNGTASMDFLQTMEPARLWSRQNTNPVSQGIESEAESEEKSQEHKSLESSQSSLGPEQTTFDSQTLTEIELQTTDYPTKKTYSADKQIGVSLVHMSTPDPDVKSLESYTSLPEPTAESHFFLTTALVTESIPAENAVTNLSTKDEESIKLFPKGMRPTIQELDTDLLSSGLGSGEEVLPTLPTVSVKFSEVEQIISTVYPHTSQVASLETSIFSDGTKDDERVENVVSEVGPLISKTDEVSKSSEGAPNTTLTEVSGNTGAAGPTTAPSSVSTDIEHPQSQTLKWEEEMQTSRPQTVTQQLSSEYSSTAENKETANAPTGFLEMAQEFVTPAPKLSELFDENSGEGSGEVDLSNSIHAAGTTEATGPRSTTYVFDSFLEKHSEVPSAEAVAADGSPAVSVVLPLRSEQNETSPETRSTPSGMVSHEAPTESVSGSFQDHFIGFEDATLKPTRRKATENIILDLDKEDKDLILTITESTILEILPELTSDKNTIIDIDHTKPVYEDILGMQTDIEPEVPSEPRGSNEEGIRVQELDVAAANRSLAEEPFESSGDTLLASNTQATYHESMTPDTGNQLDHMGFNFATGIPIPTTETELDIFLPTETSLPIPRSSATVNPEMEELKIEAKPLDDIFESSTLSDSQAIADQSEMISTLGHLDKTQEEYEEKKYMSPSFQPEFSSGAEETLIDPTPYVSIGNILLTAQSLTEAPEVLEGSSPSYYTDTTLAGSAFAKLSSQTSSSPFPAYSGGETYEHTEVPQPSALPGTAAGPSQRSTEDSLQEVHADIEATVKASNDEYFQVTHPPSSSPDPALEPLEEASKSNLLEEKEASPTQLIAEEGTETSQDFQNKANDQFSGEIVEVFPSVGEPEAGTIITAASEIQLEGAAPWPHSTSASATSRVEASVVPQPSPQTLERPTIPSSLEINPETQSAFPGREGPTVAVSEKQLSVRTLDSNQATVSTVELNTELATPPFSLLETSNETALLIGINEESVEGTAVFLPGTDRCKTNPCLNGGTCYPTETAYVCTCVPGYSGDQCELDFDECHSNPCRNGATCVDGFNTFRCLCLPSYVGALCEQDTETCDYGWHKFQGQCYKYFAHRRTWDAAERECRLQGAHLTSILSHEEQMFVNRVGHDYQWIGLNDKMFEHDFRWTDGSALQYENWRPNQPDSFFSAGEDCVVIIWHENGQWNDVPCNYHLTYTCKKGTVACGQPPVVENAKTFGKMKPRYEINSLIRYHCKDGFIQRHLPTIRCLGNGKWAMPKITCMNPSAYQRTYSKKYFKNSSSAKDNSVNTSKHDHRWSRRWQESRR